DNA sequence from the Heptranchias perlo isolate sHepPer1 unplaced genomic scaffold, sHepPer1.hap1 HAP1_SCAFFOLD_43, whole genome shotgun sequence genome:
ttctcagTAAATGGGGCTGTTTTTCTGTCTCAACACCTGGACTGCTGCAAATGAGAGTGTTCATCCATGTCTTCACCAGAGTTACTGTAAATGAAGCTGTTCATCCGGAACAACACTAGGTCTACTGTCAATGGGTATTTTAAATCATCTCAACACTTGTGCTGGTCTAAATGAGACTGTTCATCCAGCTCAACATTTGGATTATAGGAAAAAACTTTGCAATTCTCCGTTTGAGgaaatctcatagaaacataaaagattTTGTTTTGCATATCCTGTAAATAATGTTCTATTACACAATCATCCTTAGAGGAAAAGCGGTTCATtaaatctgtttgttcagtgtaATGTAACTAATAgccctgatcacactgaccaggTGACTGTCCCCAAGGACGTTCCTCTCGCGTATAAATAAAGGTTCCGCTGAATATGTCTCTACATTCGCACAGTCAGAGCCCTGTGCTTGTCAGAACAGACATTGGTGCTTCACACAAGAAATGGTATACGCAGTAATTTTCCTGATAGAGTTAATTTACTATCCGATTCTTGCAGCCATCGCTGTTCCCGGTAAGACGATGAAACGAGACAATAATTGTTGACAATCAATGTCTAACTGTTCATGTGAATTGTTATCAGTTCAGTGTAACGTGATTGTCTTGTTTTCTTGATGTGATTTCTTAATTGAAATGATAACCTTTCTTGAATTTTCACCAAAGGCAACGTTGAAGCAAAAAACCCCTTCACTGTTTCCAGTAGAAACTCCTCCCGAGAGGTGACACTGACATCAGATCGGCAATAAGTTTGTGATTTTACAATTGCCTGATGTTGTTAAGTGGGTTAAGTTAGTAACGCGGGCATGTTAATGATTGATGCTTTGTAAcatcatttactgtttacatttgGCTTCACTTTGGGAATCTCTCTTGTTTGGTTGGCCTTTAATCCAGCTCCGATTATAGTTGTGGTTAGTTTAAATGGAAGGGAGAATCTGGCGGTTTCTGTTACTGGCGTGTGATCCAACCCGCCGGAATTTCCTTTCTGCACTTTGCACAAGGGGTGTTTAACATCCAGGCGGTCAGGCTAAACCCTTCCCCATTGTTAACAAACCAGGTATGCAGATGCAACACCCACTACTCTGCAAAAGTTCGATTTAGTGGCATCTAATGGATGAATTATCAAGCAGAAATCTCCAGGTACCTTTGCCATCACCGGCCCTTTGTGCACATGCCGTTGTTGGAAATATAGCGGGGTAAATTTCGACTTTATGCGATGGTGCGAACTGAATGACAATCCATAACTGGACAGGACGAGAGTGCGTAGTCCGTGTTATACAGACCATAATCCAACAGGCGAGTGTGAACACTCCGTGTTGCACAGACCATAAACCAACAGGGCGAGAATACGCGAGAGTACGCACTCCGTGTTGGACAAATCATAAACCAGCAGGGCGAGAGTGCGCACTCCGTATTGTGCAGAGGATAAACCAACAGGGCGAGAGTGCACACTCCGTGTTGTGCAGAGAATAAACCAACAGTGTGAGAGTGCACACTCCGTGTTGTCAGAGAATAAACCAACAGGTGGAAGCTGATTTGCAGGTAGTTTGATTTGATGACCATGGAACATGGTAAACGGGCCTCTGTGTGCATCAGACTCCCGCAGTCCTCGGAAATACGTCAGCCTTTTTTACCTCAGCACCTTAGTCTCTACCATACCCCAATAAATTTCTGTGAATTTTAATTCATGCTGTATCTTCGGTTCCTCCATCGGTCACAGATGTTCCTTCCCGCCAATAAATAGCTCTTTAAATGACCAATTTCATTTCGTTTGGAACCAGGAAACTGATTTGTTTAGTACTTTCTCAATTGACTTCTTTGTTAAAATAAGTTTTGGGAGAACCCCGAGCTAAATTCTACTTTTCACATTTCTTACAGTTAATTTGGTGGCGATTgtcatcctgtcccgaggaaagtgcggtctctccaaatgtatcacccgttacctggtggccatggcagcggccgatctaatGGTGGTGATCATCGATGTGATATTACATCGGATTAATAGCATGTATTTTCTAGTTAGTTTCCTGCTTCTGACTCCGGTGTGTACTCTAAACCTTGTCGTGTACATTGTAGCTgttgactgttctgtctggtttacTGTCGCCTTTACTTTTGATCGCTTTATAGTCATTTGCTGTCAGAAGCTAGAACCAAAATATTGCAACGAGAAAACAGCGACGGTGGTTATCGCCACCATGTTTGTGGTAAGCTGTGTGAGGAGCgttcccttttactatttaatCGAACCTTTATTTACAATTGACAACGTCCCATGGCATTGTGTTCCGACAGCTGAATATTTCACCTCGCCCTTATGGAAAGCACACGAGTGGATCGACAGTGTGATAACACCTGTATTACCAATCCTTTTCATTTTGTTGTTCAATGCACTGACCGTCAGACATATTACATCGGCAAATAGAGTCCGCAGGGGCCTCCGGATTAATAGTGAGAATCAGAATGATCCAGAAGTGAAGAATCGGAGAAAATCCATGATTTTGCTTTGCACGATTTCCGCCAATTTCGTACTATTGTGGATAACCTATCTGGTGCATTCGGTAAACTGGCCAGTGATAAACTTTTATTACACAGACAAACATTTAAGTAACCCGATATATATCACACAACAAGTTGGatttatgctgcagcttctcagttcctgcaccaacacgtgtatctaTGGACTGAcacagaggaaattcagagaggagctgaagactGGGGTGAAATATCTGTTCACACTGAATGGGAAATTATGTCAAACACAAACAGCTGGTATGGACCTGGAGCGGGCTTTGTAGCTTTACAAATGACTTACTATTATATTCTTTAAACCTTTGTGGGCAGGTAAAGGACAAAAAGGAGATTAACAATCTTCAAATATATTTCAGCCAATTCTGTAAAATGGCCGAAATCTTGAAGGAGCATTTTAACGTgggtaaattaaaaataaaacatttagtaACAAATAGCTTGTGTACAACATGCAATTTTCCGATGTTAATTTGGCGACTGGATTTGTGGATTTAAAGCAACCGTACACTACCGCAATATATACAATGAACTCGCTATTAACGAAATGACAACACTAAATATCATGTTCCGCTCCTTCAGAACAAACTCGGGCAAATATTTCACCACCCTCAATACAACTCAGGTTTGGATAAACCCATGCAAACTATTGTTCTACAAAAAAACTCacacaattaaagaaaaaaggtaaaattgcaaaaaaaaatgtttctccctGCAGAGTCCAAAATGGAGACAAAGTTTGGGGAAACTCCTGCTCACCGACGGcatctttcctctctccctccccgatggaATCTCTGGGTATACGCCAGATTCGCTCCCTCAAGTCGAAAGGACGGATACTTGAGCACATCTGCCGCACAATTGGTTCATTCATAGATcaccagatcttgctggagcacATCAAATGTTTCCAGGCCTCCCTTTCCTCTAACCGCCCACTTctccagggtcatcctggagaGAAAGGATAACCGCCGGCTTCGTTTCTCCACCATCGGCCATTCCCTTAAACCACTCTCCCTTCGCCCTCCCCTCCAACACAAGACGCgagcactaagattgagaccatcagtTCAGCTGCTTCTCCTGCTTCTCACCTTTCCCTTTTCCGCCAATCCAAGCCGACCCCAGACCCCCCTGGACTGGACCTGAATCGAAGTCTTAGACCAATTTCTCCTATTTCGCCTCATTCCCTGTTCGAATTGAATTCTCCACCAGACGAAACTCCTGATCCTGTGACCGTATTTCCACTAGCCGACGgaccccccttcccttcccttcctggccctcgtGGTAGCTGATATTAGAAAGGTtgccctctcctcaggtattttCCCGCCTTGCTCCTGCTCACAATCTATCTTCAAACCCTCACCTGGAGCCTCCgtttcctctccaaagcccttggacatgttgttgcctcccaaatccgttccCTTCTTTCCGACAACGTCATGTTTTGACAACTCTCCAATCGGGTTTCAATCCCTGCACGATACTGAAGCAGTCCTAAACAAAGTTAAAAATGCAGCCTCTGTGACAGTGACCGTGTTGCATtttccctcctcgtcctcctcagtgtttctgCTGCCTTTAACACGGTCGACCACGCCAtcgtcctccaatgcctctgctCCGTTGTCTAACTCAATGGCACTACCCTCGCTTCGTTCTACCCTCACCTGTCCAATAGTAGCCTTACCGTTTCCCCAGGCGCCATCCACCTCTTCTTTCTCAGCTATATGCTGCCCCTTAGAGATAATATCAGAAcatatggggtcagcttccacatgtctgctgaaaacaatcagctctccctctccatcatcgCACTCAACCCCGATACTGccacagtatcatagtatcatagtgagcacagaacagaaggaggcccttcgacccatcgtgcttgTGGCGGTTCTTTGAAAGTGTTATCCAATTAGTAAGGAAACCCAGTATTCGATGAGACCTAGTTTCCTCCAGTTAGACATTGGGAAGTCCGAAGCCACCGTCTTCAGTCTTCACCACTAACTCTGTACACTTGCCACGAATTGCATTCCCCTCCCTAGCCTTTGTCTCAGGCTGACCCAGACTGTTCGCTACCTGGGCTTTCTGTTCAACACCAGGGTGAATTTCAGACCTCATACCatccccatcacaaagaccagCTACTTCCATAATATCAACGACCTTCGTTTGTGCCTCGGGCCACCTGTTGAAAATCCTTATCCATGGTTTTATCgtctccagattcgactattccaatgctcttctgcacGACCATCCATGCTCCAACCCTAATAAACTTCTGCTAcgctaaaactctgctgccaaaaTACTATCCCCTCCAAGTTCTCGTGACACGTCACACGTGTTCTTGTTGAACTACATTGGGTCccagtcctccaacacctccagtttaaagttctcatccttgtgtttagatTCCTCCATAGGCTCACCTCTCAGTAACGTCACCTCGTCCTACAACCCCTTTCCTTCAGAACTCTCCTGTCCTCCAACTCCCTTCTGTCCATCCCCATCGCTTTTTCCCACCATTGCGTTTGGTGCATTCAGCCGCCGAGGTTCCGTGCTCTGGAATTTCCCATTTGAGCTCGACCGCCTTTCCgccttcctctgctcctctaaaACCTTCATGAATGGCGATTTCTGAACCAAGCTTCTTCTCCATTGGCTCAGGAagcatttatttctgatttcgCCTCTATGAATCTTTTGGCTACCACTTCTTCAACCCGAAAGGTACTAtacaaatgcatgttgttgttgtactcGTTGTAACACTTATGTCCAAAAAGGAAGACGTGGAAATCTCTCGAACTGTAGACCACTCACCCGAACATAGGGAGTGGGCAATCTGTTGTGGATACGCTCCAGGGAATATAATACGGGATAACATTAATACTCAGCGGGCAGTGCATGACTTAGTTACAGGTAACCATGAATAATTTATAAACGGCAAGCGATGTTGCTCAAATTAGACATTGTACTTTAAAATATCTGAATCCACTGTTAAAGAAAATACAGTCGGCGTTGTGCATGTTGATTTTCTCAAGGATTTTTGATAAGGAGCGAGAACGGGTCACATAACCTGGCAGCTTGGAAGCGAATTTGGTTAAGGACAGGCCACATAAAGAAATAATTAACAGGTAGTTTCAGACTGGAATGACAGAGATCACAGAAGGCACACAGAGTCACAAGGGGTCACGGTGTGTAACAATTGGGTCACAGTGGCGTCACAGTGGGCCAAATTGGATAACAGTGGGGTCATAGTGGGCTCACGGTATCCGGTGCTGCTCCCAAAACACAAATGAGCTGGAGTTTTGTATCGCGCACGCTGTCAAAATTGGCACGTAACAATAATGGAATGTTGCTGACTGTGAGCCAGATTTTAAGAGACttcaggaggttacagacattTCAGGAGATTGCGCAGATAGAAAAGAGAGAAACTGAATAGCGGGAAAAAATGAAAGGGATTGAATAGTTGAAAGACTTGGAGGTTCAGATATATAAGAagtgggagaaagaaagaaagaaagaaagagaaagagaagattCCATTTATACAGCGCACTCACTTCACGTCTTCAGAAGCTGCCGAAgctcctcacagccaatgaactgcTTTTGAACTCTCGTCACTATTGTTTATGGTTGTGATGTGGTGATGCcggagatggactggggttgacaattgtaaacaattttaccgggatcttgggttcatgtcacgctacacgttgccccaccagcgaacaaattttatctgtttttaatataatgggtcatttgctggctctctctgccttccggatgtttctgcctctctctgttttttttttctgttttttttccctgtttgtttttttgttgaatgtgtattcgggggttctgcaggtgacacctctctgtctgaacacggtgattgccttggcaacgggcagttgcaggggcagtctgtaaacaccgtgtattgttctatatgtataaatgcgtggGCTTCAAGGaactcctgaaacatttgcctgaggaaggaggaagtctccgaaagcttgtgaatttaaaataaaattgctggactataacttggtgttgtaaaattgtttacaattgtttatgGTTGCAAGTGTGAACAGTCAATTTACACACAAGGTCCCGCAAACTGCAATGCGATGAACGGCCAGTTAAACTGGATCTGTTCATGGGACATAAAAGTTGGTCACTTTAAGCTGATACAAAGGTTACAAAGGCTTTAATTATGAACacagactagagaatctggaaaTCTTGAGATCAGATTCCAAGAAGTTTCAGGGGAAATCTAACAGATGCATTAAAAtgatgaaggcttttgataaaataTCTCGGGAAAATATTGGCACCGGTTGGTGAACTGATAACTGGAGTCCACACGCTTAATATCATTGCTGAAAGAATGAAGATTCGGTGAAACCTGACCCGCAAACCCTTTAATGAAACATTTAACCGAAAGTCTGATGTAATTTAACGCAAAGCTAAACCGCATTTCTTCTTGGGTGAAGTCCAGAACATTCACAATTCAAATTAATTTCCTCTTCAGGATTCCACTCGGAAATTCCTATACTCGTTTGTTCGTTCTActgtagaaatacatagaagttacaacacagaaacagagtaTTTGGCTTAATCAGTCTGTACTGGCGTTCATCCCCACCAGAGCAAATATTTCTAATCACACTTCCCCATgctagtcccatatcccttcaaccaaatttccttcatccacctatcggATCTGATCTTGAATGTTGACCTAGTTTCGACCTCATGCATTCTGAATGTAGTTAATCTTACTTATCCCCTGTGTAACCTTAAATAAACTAATCGAACCCACTGAGCTGGAAAGAGCTAATTTgattcaccatttaaaacataattGTTTTAACCAATTAAAACCAATTAAAACCAATTAAAATAAATGATATGAGGCAATCGCAATGGTGAAGCATAAAGATTGCTACAAATCCTAGTAATAATATAACACAACAATAGGTTTAAAACAATGCAACATTAATGGCTGTGATAGAAGAAGGTGATCAGCCTTCCTCCTGTCAGCACACACGTCACGGGTTGTCTTGAGAATTCGAAGTAACGGGGGTCTACGGCTGTTCTGATATTGGGTTCGTGTCCAAATCTCCAACTCCCTCTACTCCTATAGTGCACTTGCACGACACCATTATTTTGTTCCAAATTCTTATCTTGTAAATGTACTGAGTCTGGAGATATAATGCTTATAGCAGACCTTGACGCTGATAATATCCCTTTTCCATGAAAGCAACAAGTCTGCGGTTTTGCAAACtttgttaagtttagttgatattataataaatcgaggcatggcagggcagctcagacctatcgaatgcacggcctgtgccatgtcGCAACTCCAGGACGCTTGCCGTGTCTTGggcaaccacaggtgcaggacgtGTCGTCAGCTGGCGGAGCTCCAActccggatttcggagcttgagcagcatctgccgtcactgcagtgtatcagcgaggctgagagctacgtggatgacatgtttcaggaggtggtcacccaacaacttaagagagtgcaggcagagagggactgggtgatgtagagacagacaaggaggaccagtcATGTAGTGCAGGAATCACCTGAGGACATATCGGTTCTCTCAtcgtattcagttctgaatactggtgagggagagagttcctctGGGAGTGAGCCAGAGCcaaatccacagcaccatgggtggatCAGCTGTGTGGGGGTGGCGGGAGAAATTTCAGGAGAACGATAGTTATCGAGGATTCTATAGATAGTGGAGCAGACAGGTGGTCCTGCGGCCGCAGACGAGATCCCTGGATAGTACGttactccctggtgccagggtcattgATGCCACTGAGCAGCTGGAGAAAATTTTGGAGGGTGAGGGTGAatagccagaggttgtggtccatatcggaaccaacgacataggtagaaaaagggatgagCTGCTGAAGGCAGATTTAAGGAGTTacgaaagagattaagaagcaggacctcagggttactcccggtgccacgcgcaagtgagtatagaaatagaaggagagagcagatgaatgcgtgtctGGAGAGAAGGTACAGTAGGGAGGGCGTTAGATTCCTGAGGCTTTTGAGGTTtttctgggggaggtggaacctgtacaagctggacggggtGCACCTCAACAGTGCTGGGAACAATATCTTCACGGGGAggtttgcgagtgctgttggggagggtttattcTAACTTGGCATTGGGATAGGAAACTGAGCGTAGTTTCAGGAGGaaaagaagcagagctggaaatggaaggcagaaaatcagtaagtgagtttggaagtcAGAGGAAACAAAAGTTAGAAACTAGATAACAAAACGATTGGCAGCGCTTAAtgatatatacctcaatgcatggAATATAGTGaaaaaggcagatgagctgagtgcaCAGGTGGACACGTGGAAgtttgatatcttagctattactgaatcatggcttaaacaggggcagaaaTGGCAGATCAACATTCCTAGTCAAAAGGTTTTCAGAAGAGGTAGAGAGGGCGATAAAAAGGAGGGGGCAATATTGTTTAAAGTAACAATTGCGACTCTGGTGAGGGATGAAATGTTAGAAgggtcatcaaatgaggccatgtggtt
Encoded proteins:
- the LOC137312588 gene encoding probable G-protein coupled receptor 139, giving the protein MVYAVIFLIELIYYPILAAIAVPVNLVAIVILSRGKCGLSKCITRYLVAMAAADLMVVIIDVILHRINSMYFLVSFLLLTPVCTLNLVVYIVAVDCSVWFTVAFTFDRFIVICCQKLEPKYCNEKTATVVIATMFVVSCVRSVPFYYLIEPLFTIDNVPWHCVPTAEYFTSPLWKAHEWIDSVITPVLPILFILLFNALTVRHITSANRVRRGLRINSENQNDPEVKNRRKSMILLCTISANFVLLWITYLVHSVNWPVINFYYTDKHLSNPIYITQQVGFMLQLLSSCTNTCIYGLTQRKFREELKTGVKYLFTLNGKLCQTQTAGMDLERAL